The sequence TTCTTTGTAATTCAGGCTCAAAAGCAATATCTCCACTCATTGCTTCCCAGTTTCCGTCAAAAGCAATACCTGTTAAATTTCCCTCTCCGTCAAGAACAGGGCTTCCTGAATTACCACCTGTAATATCATGATCGGTAAGAAAACAAACTTTCATTACTTTGTTGCCGGCTTCATCAGTTACACCATATTCTCCAAAATCTTTATTATCATATAATTCTTTAAGTTTTGGGGAAACAATAAATTCATCATCTGTTGGGTCTTCTTTCTCTATTATACCTTTCATTGTAGTGTAATAGTTGTAATGCACAGCATCGGAAGGATAATAATCCTGAACCGTTCCATAAGTAACTCTCATTGTAAAGTTTGCATCTGGATAAAACTTTTTATCTTTTTTCATTTTCATTAAACCGTCAATAAACAATCTGTCGGCTTTAGCTTTTTGAACTTTTGCAACTTTGCTTTTGTCTAAAATTGATATATAGACATCAACGAATTGCTTCATTACGTTAAATCCCGGGTCTTTTTTTATCGTTTTAGCTTTAGGATTTTCAAGGAATTCAAGAATTCTTTCTTTAGAAACAAAGATTGATTTATCAAAAACATATTCTGCATATTCGTCAAAATTACCATCAAATTTTTTCATGATGTAACTGTATATTTCCGGATGAAATTCTTTGTCAACATTTTCAAAATACATTTTCATCATTGCTCCGAAAATCTTTTTGTCTGTTTCAAAATTATAATCCTTAAAATGTTTGTCAAGATTGGATTTATAATAATTAACATATCTTTCTAACCTCCCTTCTGCCACTTCATCAGCAGTTAATAATTTGTATAATCCTCTGTAACTATTGGCAAGAGTTATAAACTCAGCTCCACGATAAATGGCTTCAAAGAAATAATTAGAAGGAACTTCATATTTTGATAAAACCTTATAAGCTTCTTGATAATCAGACATTACATTTCCATATTTTTGAATGTTTTTATCACTTTTAGAAAACCATTTTTGGAAATCTTTTTCCAATGCTAATTTTTTATCATAAACGTGCAAACGCTTAAGACCTCTTGACTGTCCTTGAAAATATTTCCAGTAATTTGCAGTGTGTGCATATTTTGTAGCATACATTATTCTAACTTTTTCACAAGCATCCATATCCTCTTTCATAAGCTCAAGTTTCACTGTTCTTATGTCAACAATAGATGGATTTTTATGTTTTAAAGCCAAATTAATTCCATAAGAAGTAAGGTATCTTTCCGTTGTTCCCGGATTTCCCATTATCATTGAAAAATCACCTTTTTTCTTTGGTTTTAAAGAAATTGGTAAAAAATGTTTTGGATGATAAGGAACATTTTCTTCAGAGTAGTCAGCAGGATTTCCATCGGGAGCACAATAAACTCTGAACATTGAAAAATCACCTGTATGACGAGGCCACATCCAGTTATCGGTATCGGCACCAAATTTTCCTATTGATGTTGGAGGTGCACCTACAAGACGTACATCTGTAAATTCTTCATAAAGAAAAAGATAATAATTATTTCCAGCAAAAAAACTTTTTACTTCTGTAAGATAATGATTGTCGGCATTAGCTTCACCTTCAATTTCCTTTGAGTTTTTTCGTATTATAGAATCTCTGTCATACTCTGTTGTTCCTTCATCTATGCCATCTAAAACGTCATCGGTAACATCTTCAATGCTAATAAGAAATTTAACAGACAAGCCTTCATTAGGTAATTCTTGATCTCTGCTTTTTGCCCAAAAACCGTTTTTGAGATAATCGTGTTCAACTGTGCTGTGAGATTGAATTTGTCCAAAACCACAATGGTGATTTGTTAAAATTAATCCGTCAGGAGATACCATTTCCCCTGTACAGCCGCCACCAAAAATAATAATTGCATCTTTAAGACTTGATTTATTTACATTATAAATATCTTCGGGTGTTAACTTTAACCCAAGAGCTTTCATCTCTTCGTAATTATTGGTCAATAAAAATGGTAACCACATCCCCTCATCAGGTGGATTGATTGGTTTTGCTATGCTTGAAGAAAGGATAACAAACAAACTTACTAAAAGTATTAAGTATTTTTTCATTAGATTTAAATTTGATTAAAAAAAATATTCCGCAAAAGTAATAAATTGAATAATGTTATAGAAAAAATTAACAAAAAAAAATAATTCTTATAAAGTTGAAATATATAAATTTGCCTAAACAAAAAAAATAGGATTATGTCAGGACACAGTAAATGGTCAACAATAAAAAGAAAAAAAGGTGCAAATGATGCCAAAAGGTCAAAGATATTTTCAAAACTTGTAAAAGAAATTCAAATTGCTACAAAGATGGGCGGTCCTGACCCCGATGGAAATCCTCGCCTTAGATTAGTAATCCAAAATAGTAAATCTGAAAATCTTCCTAAGGAAAATATTGATAGAGCTATAAAAAAAGGCTCGGGTGAT comes from Bacteroidota bacterium and encodes:
- a CDS encoding S46 family peptidase, whose translation is MKKYLILLVSLFVILSSSIAKPINPPDEGMWLPFLLTNNYEEMKALGLKLTPEDIYNVNKSSLKDAIIIFGGGCTGEMVSPDGLILTNHHCGFGQIQSHSTVEHDYLKNGFWAKSRDQELPNEGLSVKFLISIEDVTDDVLDGIDEGTTEYDRDSIIRKNSKEIEGEANADNHYLTEVKSFFAGNNYYLFLYEEFTDVRLVGAPPTSIGKFGADTDNWMWPRHTGDFSMFRVYCAPDGNPADYSEENVPYHPKHFLPISLKPKKKGDFSMIMGNPGTTERYLTSYGINLALKHKNPSIVDIRTVKLELMKEDMDACEKVRIMYATKYAHTANYWKYFQGQSRGLKRLHVYDKKLALEKDFQKWFSKSDKNIQKYGNVMSDYQEAYKVLSKYEVPSNYFFEAIYRGAEFITLANSYRGLYKLLTADEVAEGRLERYVNYYKSNLDKHFKDYNFETDKKIFGAMMKMYFENVDKEFHPEIYSYIMKKFDGNFDEYAEYVFDKSIFVSKERILEFLENPKAKTIKKDPGFNVMKQFVDVYISILDKSKVAKVQKAKADRLFIDGLMKMKKDKKFYPDANFTMRVTYGTVQDYYPSDAVHYNYYTTMKGIIEKEDPTDDEFIVSPKLKELYDNKDFGEYGVTDEAGNKVMKVCFLTDHDITGGNSGSPVLDGEGNLTGIAFDGNWEAMSGDIAFEPELQRTINVDIRYVLFVIDKFAGAKNLIDEMKIIRPEKKKEEKKELEEVVE